The following DNA comes from Gordonia zhaorongruii.
GAAGGCGATGAGCAGCAGCGCCACGGACACCGCCGCGGCGTCCACCGGCTCGTCGATCTCGATCTGCTGCTGGATGTACTGCGAGGCCACCTGGGTCTTTCCGGGGATGTTGCCGCCGATCAGCACGACCGACCCGAACTCGCCGATCGCCCGGGTGAACGCTAAACCCGCACCGGTCAGGATCGAGGGCAGCAGGGCGGGAAGGATGATCTTCATCCAGATGATCCGGTTGCTCGCGCCCAGCACGGCGGCGGCCTCTTCGACGCTCTGGTCGAGCTCCATCAGCACCGGCTGCACCTGCCGTACGACGAACGGAAGCGTCACGAAGGTCAGCGCGATGATCACGGCGGGCTGGGTAGCCGACAGATGGATCCCGACGGGACTGTTCGGCCCGTACAGCGACAGCAGCACGAGGCTCGCGACGATGGTCGGCAGCGCGAACGGGAGGTCGATGATCGCGTTGACGAACCCCTTGCCCGGGAAGTCGTCCCGCACGAGCACCCAGGCGATGATGACGCCGAAGACCACGTTGACGAGCGCCACGACGACTGACACGAGAACGGTGATACCGAGGGTGTCGAGTGCGGCGGGAACGGTGATCGCGT
Coding sequences within:
- the cysT gene encoding sulfate ABC transporter permease subunit CysT, translating into MATDAGGRTRRSSTGLTVGVAGLWLSIIVLLPLAAIAAQAFENGPAGFWDAITVPAALDTLGITVLVSVVVALVNVVFGVIIAWVLVRDDFPGKGFVNAIIDLPFALPTIVASLVLLSLYGPNSPVGIHLSATQPAVIIALTFVTLPFVVRQVQPVLMELDQSVEEAAAVLGASNRIIWMKIILPALLPSILTGAGLAFTRAIGEFGSVVLIGGNIPGKTQVASQYIQQQIEIDEPVDAAAVSVALLLIAFVALFVLRVISRVQTRREGSE